The following is a genomic window from Mya arenaria isolate MELC-2E11 chromosome 4, ASM2691426v1.
GTCTTTAAAGTTGATCTATATTAAGTAGTTATCATAATAGAGCCATGCTATAAAGCCATTCACTCACAAGCAGGAACTATTCCCAGATGTGGTAACCAAATGTTATTGGTAGTTTACCTTGGTTTTAGTGTACAGTGCCATGCCCCTGTGGTCAGCACCCATGGTTGACATGAAGTGAAGATGCTTCAATCCCCCAGCCTTCGCCATCTCAGCAGATTTCAGTACATAGTCATGGTCCACTCTCTTAAAACCCtcctgcaaacattttatgCTATATGTAAATTGatgtgttttaaaatcaattttctgCTAAAATATTGCAATCACTTAAGTGaatcagtttaaactttaaatacatgttcaagcaaattgtacaataacatagtttttatttgtacatgggagcaggatttgttattggtcccagtttgtacatgtactttttaatgcataaaaattgattcacaaaaacataacatgtaGATGTTTAAAATGGAAGAATAAAAACACTGATTAAAACCAAAGATTTTGCACAAAGCATTATGTTCTATGAGATTCTACGGtaatctatatatatttttcatttaataatgattttaactttaaacaaaagcatCATATTTATTCAGTTTTTCATTAACTGTTACATAGCAACATGATAAAGGTCGTACAACTCCAGCTTTTGCCCTTGTTGTACCGAGACACCAGAAGCCAACATCATGTCCGCTAAATGCATCCCTGTGCTCCTCTAGGTTCTCAAAATCTACAACTTTCTGTTCCTgaaatacacatgtttatactgtataaacattttgctataaaaacaaatatcaacactGGTTATAGttgtttcaaaaattaaaatacattttatattctGATGATTTTATAGTAATATAAAGTAATTAAAGTATCATATTACAACACAAGTACACACTATGCTTCCTGGCAATAtcttttttaagtaatattctttcataaaacaGACTTACAGCTATACggaaacaacaaaattaaataataaatggaatatccAACAAGTTCTATTTCTATATTAAGTTATAACCGTCTTGTTCTAAGCCCTCAAATTCGTCTTATACTTACAAACTCTGGTCTTTCCGATTCATTTAAAGGTATGATTCGTCTGCCAATCAATGTGACCTTAGAAAAAAGGTTCTCTTTTGCAAGCTGCTTCACAAGCGCCTGGCCTGTTTCTCCGGTGTACCCCAGAACTACTGCAGTCTTCTTCCCTTGTCTAAACATCTCCCGGTTATTTGCAGAACCCTCTGCCATACTGCAAATGTCAGTCgaaaacttaataatacaaatgcTTATCATTACTACTAATAAAGATAATTCTAAGGCCAGCTCTCTGTAACTTTGGACCAACCCAGCCCCATTCCCCTCTTACAGACACAGCCCTGGCTGAAATAAGCTAAAAATTAATCTTGATTATTGCCTTATATAAGAAACATTAGTCATTAACCGATGACACAGCACCTCATggccttgtttttttttcaacattctCCATGGTTGAAtattagtccatataaacagccggtTCAGAGTCTTCAGGCagtttttttggggggaggggCGACTCGAAGTGGAACATTATGAACGTCTTaatcataaatgtaaaaaaagttcCTTTTAACACCCATTTTTGTTGCTAGGTTGAATATTTCATAGTAACACATATAGTTATAagtataaataagtaaaatacaaCTAACATAGCTTTGATTTATTCACATGTGATTGTCAATGTATgtctttttcttgttttttattaacTTGATTCATGTATGTTATTTACTTACTTTGcagtttttaataattataaaatcaagtttGCCCTATATATATGCGaaatatacagtacactcaacgagttagacccatgTGTTGTTTCCCTCCATGGATTTTTGCTATCGCAGCGAACACAATGAAATTATTGACTGTCCGTGTTCCTCACAGTTTGAATTTAAGACCCTTAGAGGGTGATCAGTGGACCGAAGAAttcctcggaggggttaactACGCAAAACTCTGTGGACACTTGATAAGAATATATGCTAaagttaattttgtttgattaaaaatttCATCCGATTATGACGGCTGCGGTAAATTGCTGTTATTGTCtttcctctgcccgttttgcatAAAGTTTTTCACTATTTGCCCATGCTTCTTATGAACGTGATTTTGCTTATGACTGGAATCATTGGTCAAACATGCGTTCAAATTTCACAGCGCATggttgaaggccttcttgcctcaTTTTCTGTGGAAAAATCCCTAAAACGGCATAGCTATTATTAAACACCAATATTAAatagcatataattatattctagattgtattgatcacgcgcgTCACGTTTAAGGTCATGGTTCATAATAGTGTAAAATGTTGGCTGTTTTACGATGCAATTACAAGCAGAGGCAATAcatcaatgattcaatgtttattattaacaagTCAAGACAACATTCAACTTCTGAAAAAGAAAGAATTATTTCTTGCTGGCTCTTGCTTGGCCGCGGGGTC
Proteins encoded in this region:
- the LOC128233018 gene encoding oxidoreductase HTATIP2-like, coding for MLWFNCDGLLPGISIAICFLAVSLAGFLGVLEHTTFSDVDYLCSMAEGSANNREMFRQGKKTAVVLGYTGETGQALVKQLAKENLFSKVTLIGRRIIPLNESERPEFEQKVVDFENLEEHRDAFSGHDVGFWCLGTTRAKAGVEGFKRVDHDYVLKSAEMAKAGGLKHLHFMSTMGADHRGMALYTKTKGQVEEALKVMHFARLSIYRPGVLMVNRQESRPMEAIARFLLVPVAKVFPTAITIPVESVAQAMINNAVSDKGKSVETFENKDIHVLSGISGHCPKS